The window TTTCTGTCGGTACTATGCGGGGTGGTGCCCTCTGGATTATCAGCTCTTGAACCGGTTGAGTGTAGCTTTGGCCGGTTGACACAATATATACAATAGAATATAATCAGATATAGCTAACTATATAATAAAACCCATGGCCAGAATTGACCGCTTTGACAAAAGACTGTCCCGTCTCCCTTCAGAGGTTTTATCCAAGATCGCCAGGATCGATGAGATCAAAGGGCGCTGGATTGGCGGGCTGCAAATTAACCCTCAAACTTTGGGTCGCCTGAAGCGGTCTGTTTTGGTCACTTCCACCGGGGCTTCTACTCGCATTGAGGGCGTCAAGCTCACCGACAAGGAAATTGAAAAGTTGATGCAGGGCGTGACCACGAAGAAGTTCACCGACAGGGACTCACAGGAAGTGCAGGGATATTACGAACTGCTTCATAACGTGTTCGATCCCTGGAAGTCGATAAAATTCAGCGAAAGTACGGTGAAGCATTTTCATAACCAACTTCTCAAATATGTCGGGAAGGACCAGAGGCATCGAGGAGATTACAAGAAGATCGAGAACACTGTCGAAATGTTCGATCAAAACGGCAAAAGTATCGGTATCGTGTTTGAGCCGACCAAAGCTTTCCTTACTCCCAAGGAAATGCAGGAGCTCATGGATTGGGCCGAGCAGGCGCTCGAGGCGAAGAAATATCATCCTCTTCTCGTGATCGGCAACTTCCTGGTAGAGTTCCTCAACATCCATCCTTTTCAGGATGGCAATGGAAGAGTCTCCCGTATTCTCACCAACTTGCTTTTGCTCAAGGAAGGGTATGCCTTTATACCCTACGTGTCCCATGAAAAATTGATTGAAGATAACAAGAACAACTACTATCTTGCCCTTGTCAAAAGCCAGAAGACTTTTGGGAAAAAGACCGAGAATATCTTTCCCTGGCTCAATTTCTTCCTGGATATGTTGCTTAAACAATCCGAAATGGCTATTAC of the Syntrophorhabdaceae bacterium genome contains:
- a CDS encoding Fic family protein; the protein is MARIDRFDKRLSRLPSEVLSKIARIDEIKGRWIGGLQINPQTLGRLKRSVLVTSTGASTRIEGVKLTDKEIEKLMQGVTTKKFTDRDSQEVQGYYELLHNVFDPWKSIKFSESTVKHFHNQLLKYVGKDQRHRGDYKKIENTVEMFDQNGKSIGIVFEPTKAFLTPKEMQELMDWAEQALEAKKYHPLLVIGNFLVEFLNIHPFQDGNGRVSRILTNLLLLKEGYAFIPYVSHEKLIEDNKNNYYLALVKSQKTFGKKTENIFPWLNFFLDMLLKQSEMAITLLEGEDVEKLFSPKQLEVWNYLQKVPEATPLEICRETKIVRPTVLQALKRLVTLRKIERIGMGRGTRYRKL